DNA from Microbacterium sp. SORGH_AS_0969:
GTGATCGCCTCGCTCCTGGGCATTGCGCTCGGCAGCCCCACCTGGGTGATCCTCCTCTCGGCCGGCATGGCGCTGGTGATCGCCTGGGCGCTGCGCATGTCCCCCGGGGCGACCAACCAGGTGGCGATCAGCGCCCTCCTCGTCCTGGCGCTGGGCACGGCGACGCCCAATTACGCCCTCGACCGGGTGCTCGAGACGCTGATCGGTGCGCTGGTCGGCATCGTCGTGAACGTCGCCCTGGTCCCCCCGGTGCTCGTCCCGCCGGCGCGCGAGAAGCTCGAGGTCCTCGGCCGGGAGCTCGCGGCGGCCCTGGAGCGTCTCGCGAAAGCGCTCGAAGCGCCGCAGACGCCGGCATCCCTGGAGGAACTCCTTCTCGAAGCGCGCTTGCTGCGCCCCGTTCGGGATGCCGCGGCCGCAGCGATCGAGGACGGAGCCGACTCGCTCTCTCTCAACCCCCGGAGCAGTCGCCACCGCAGGGATCTGTTGGCGATGCAGGGCCTTCTGGACCGCTTCACGCCCGTCGTGACGCAGACGATCGGCATGACCCGGGCCGTCTACGACGGCTACGACGAGACGATCGCCGAAGAACCCTCGGTCCGCGCCATCGCCGAGCAGCTGCATCGCGCGGCGCACGACGTCCGTCGCTCCTTCGCGGTCGACACGGGCGCCGACCTTCCGATCGCCGCCGAGGAGCCGGCCCTCACCCGACCGCTGCAGATCCGCGCGCCCTCGGCCGCGCACTGGGTTCTGGTGGGGT
Protein-coding regions in this window:
- a CDS encoding aromatic acid exporter family protein; this encodes MTVLSIPSRLMRESLSFRTKRRAPFLQVAKSAIATVAAWLVAGWLVQGPPPIFAAIAALLVVQPSINQSLTRAVERSVGVVVGVVIASLLGIALGSPTWVILLSAGMALVIAWALRMSPGATNQVAISALLVLALGTATPNYALDRVLETLIGALVGIVVNVALVPPVLVPPAREKLEVLGRELAAALERLAKALEAPQTPASLEELLLEARLLRPVRDAAAAAIEDGADSLSLNPRSSRHRRDLLAMQGLLDRFTPVVTQTIGMTRAVYDGYDETIAEEPSVRAIAEQLHRAAHDVRRSFAVDTGADLPIAAEEPALTRPLQIRAPSAAHWVLVGSLLMDLHRVHETLRDDET